One Primulina huaijiensis isolate GDHJ02 chromosome 8, ASM1229523v2, whole genome shotgun sequence genomic region harbors:
- the LOC140982087 gene encoding uncharacterized protein — translation MVPSMRVTRQNELSLEHYNEAKIMELEKLDEPRIQAYNALLLQKQKVARIYNKRVNKKSFHEGEIVWKAILSLGTKDRELGKWSPNWEGPFKVHKVLDGNAYWL, via the coding sequence ATGGTGCCATCAATGCGAGTGACAAGGCAAAATGAACTTTCCCTTGAACATTATAATGAAGCAAAGATCATGGAGTTAGAAAAACTGGATGAGCCGAGAATCCAAGCGTACAATGCTCTGTTgttacaaaaacaaaaagttgCGAGAATCTACAACAAAAGAGTTAACAAGAAAAGCTTCCATGAAGGGGAAATAGTGTGGAAGGCTATACTGTCTTTGGGAACAAAGGATAGGGAGCTGGGCAAATGGTCTCCCAATTGGGAGGGACCATTCAAAGTACATAAGGTGTTAGACGGAAATGCATATTGGCTATAA